In the Pseudomonas orientalis genome, one interval contains:
- a CDS encoding MIP/aquaporin family protein, whose protein sequence is MTTALQQPSLSSQCMAEFLGTALLIFFGTGCVAALKVAGASFGLWEISIIWGVGVSMAIYLSAGISGAHLNPAVSIALCIFADFEKRKLPFYILAQIAGAFCSAALVYTLYSNLFFDYEQTHHMVRGSQASLELASVFSTYPHALLSTAQAFLVEMVITAILMGVIMALTDDNNGLPRGPLAPLLIGLLIAVIGSAMGPLTGFAMNPARDFGPKLMTFFAGWGEMAFTGGRDIPYFLVPIFAPIVGACLGAAAYRGLIARHLPSAAPAIAEETTDTAVNGKTRIS, encoded by the coding sequence ATGACAACTGCTCTTCAACAGCCTTCACTTTCGAGCCAATGCATGGCCGAATTCCTCGGCACTGCGCTGCTGATCTTTTTTGGTACCGGATGCGTTGCTGCGCTCAAGGTCGCGGGTGCGAGCTTTGGCTTGTGGGAAATCAGCATTATCTGGGGCGTCGGCGTGAGCATGGCGATCTACCTGAGTGCCGGTATTTCCGGGGCTCACCTCAACCCGGCGGTGAGTATCGCCCTGTGCATTTTCGCCGATTTCGAAAAGCGCAAACTGCCCTTCTATATCCTTGCCCAAATCGCCGGTGCCTTCTGTTCCGCCGCGCTGGTGTACACGCTCTACAGCAATCTTTTTTTCGATTACGAACAAACCCACCACATGGTGCGTGGCTCCCAGGCCAGCCTGGAATTGGCCTCGGTGTTTTCCACTTACCCCCATGCCTTGCTGAGCACTGCGCAGGCATTCCTGGTGGAAATGGTCATCACGGCGATCCTGATGGGCGTGATCATGGCGCTGACGGACGATAACAATGGCCTGCCACGTGGTCCGCTGGCTCCGCTGCTGATCGGCCTGTTGATCGCTGTGATTGGCAGCGCCATGGGCCCGCTGACCGGCTTTGCGATGAACCCGGCGCGGGATTTCGGGCCCAAGCTGATGACCTTTTTCGCCGGCTGGGGTGAAATGGCCTTTACTGGCGGCCGCGATATTCCTTACTTCCTGGTACCGATTTTCGCGCCGATTGTCGGCGCATGCCTCGGCGCTGCCGCCTATCGCGGGCTGATTGCCCGTCATCTGCCAAGCGCCGCACCTGCTATAGCTGAAGAAACAACTGACACGGCAGTCAACGGCAAGACCCGTATTTCCTGA
- the ybaK gene encoding Cys-tRNA(Pro) deacylase, with protein sequence MTPALDLLKKVRAEHRIHSYEHDPKAASYGLEAAEKLGLDPAQVFKTLLASSEKGELLVAVVPVVGSLDLKALANAAGVKKVEMADPAAAQRSTGYLLGGISPLGQKKRLRTFIDVTAQPFAMIFVSAGRRGLEVELPASVLAEHTQARFAPIGRA encoded by the coding sequence ATGACCCCGGCCTTGGATCTGTTGAAAAAAGTTCGCGCCGAACATCGTATCCACAGTTATGAACATGACCCCAAGGCCGCATCGTATGGCCTGGAGGCCGCGGAAAAGTTGGGTCTCGACCCGGCGCAAGTGTTCAAGACGCTGCTGGCGAGCAGTGAGAAGGGCGAATTGCTGGTGGCAGTGGTGCCGGTCGTCGGAAGTCTGGACCTGAAGGCACTGGCGAATGCGGCAGGCGTCAAGAAAGTCGAAATGGCTGACCCGGCGGCAGCGCAGCGTTCCACCGGGTATCTGCTGGGCGGTATCAGCCCTTTGGGGCAAAAGAAGCGCTTGCGCACGTTCATCGATGTGACCGCGCAGCCATTTGCGATGATTTTTGTCAGTGCTGGCCGGCGCGGGTTGGAGGTTGAGCTGCCAGCCAGTGTGTTGGCTGAACATACCCAGGCCCGGTTCGCGCCGATTGGCCGGGCCTGA
- a CDS encoding ABC transporter ATP-binding protein: MSQPLLLNLRNLACGYQDQRVVQNLNLHLNAGDIGCLLGSSGCGKTTTLRAIAGFEPVHEGEISLAGEVISSAGFTLAPEKRRIGMVFQDYALFPHLSVADNIAFGIRKHPHKEHVVAELLELVNLKDLGKRFPHELSGGQQQRVALARALAPEPQLLLLDEPFSNLDGELRRKLSHEVRDILKARGTSAILVTHDQEEAFAVSDHVGVFKEGRLEQWDTPYNLYHEPQTPYVASFIGQGYFIRGQLSSHESVSTELGELRGNRAYTWPIGGAVDVLLRPDDIVYAPDSALKGRIVGKTFLGASTLYRLQLPTGAQLESIFPSHVDQQVGADVGIRVAAEHLVLFQLQAAN, translated from the coding sequence ATGAGCCAGCCATTACTGCTGAACCTGCGCAATCTGGCATGCGGCTATCAAGATCAACGGGTGGTGCAGAACCTCAATCTGCACCTCAACGCCGGCGACATCGGTTGTCTGCTCGGCTCCTCCGGCTGCGGCAAGACCACCACGCTGCGCGCCATTGCCGGCTTCGAGCCGGTGCACGAAGGCGAAATCAGCCTGGCGGGGGAAGTGATCTCCAGTGCCGGCTTCACCCTGGCACCGGAAAAACGCCGGATCGGCATGGTGTTCCAGGACTACGCACTATTTCCTCATCTGAGCGTGGCCGACAACATCGCTTTCGGCATTCGCAAGCACCCGCACAAAGAGCATGTGGTGGCCGAGCTGCTCGAACTGGTCAACCTCAAAGACCTGGGCAAACGTTTCCCCCACGAGCTTTCCGGCGGTCAGCAACAGCGCGTCGCCCTCGCCCGCGCCCTGGCGCCGGAACCGCAATTGCTGCTGTTGGATGAACCCTTTTCCAACCTGGATGGCGAACTGCGGCGCAAGCTCAGTCATGAAGTGCGCGACATTCTTAAAGCGCGCGGCACCAGCGCTATCCTGGTCACCCATGATCAGGAGGAAGCCTTCGCCGTCAGCGACCATGTGGGCGTTTTCAAGGAGGGTCGTCTTGAGCAATGGGACACGCCCTACAATCTCTATCACGAGCCGCAGACGCCCTATGTGGCCAGCTTTATCGGCCAGGGCTACTTCATTCGCGGCCAATTGAGCTCGCATGAGTCCGTCAGCACCGAGCTGGGTGAACTGCGTGGCAACCGTGCCTATACCTGGCCGATCGGTGGCGCGGTGGATGTATTGCTACGGCCGGATGACATCGTCTATGCGCCGGACAGTGCGTTGAAAGGGCGGATCGTCGGCAAGACCTTCCTCGGCGCGTCGACGCTATACCGTCTGCAACTGCCGACGGGCGCGCAGCTGGAGTCGATTTTCCCCAGCCACGTCGATCAGCAGGTCGGGGCGGATGTGGGCATTCGAGTGGCTGCCGAGCATCTGGTGCTGTTCCAATTGCAAGCAGCCAATTGA
- the argF gene encoding ornithine carbamoyltransferase, which translates to MSARHFLSLMDCTPEELVSVIRRGIELKDLRNRGVLFEPLKNRVLGMIFEKSSTRTRLSFEAGMIQLGGQAIFLSPRDTQLGRGEPISDCAIVMSRMLDAVMIRTFAHSTLTEFAANSRVPVINGLSDDLHPCQLLADMQTFLEHRGSIQGKTVAWIGDGNNMCNSYIEAAIQFDFHLRIACPEGYEPSAEFMAKADGRVQLLRDPKDAVIGAHLVSTDVWTSMGQEDETAKRLALFAPFQVTRALLDLAAPDVLFMHCLPAHRGEEISLDLLDDSRSVAWDQAENRLHAQKALLEFLVPPSYHHA; encoded by the coding sequence ATGAGCGCAAGGCACTTTCTCTCCCTGATGGATTGCACGCCCGAAGAGCTGGTCAGCGTGATCCGTCGAGGCATTGAGCTTAAAGACCTGCGTAACCGCGGCGTACTGTTTGAGCCTCTGAAAAACCGCGTGCTGGGGATGATTTTCGAGAAATCCTCGACCCGCACCCGCCTGTCCTTCGAGGCCGGCATGATTCAGCTGGGTGGCCAGGCTATCTTCCTGTCGCCGCGCGATACCCAACTCGGCCGTGGCGAGCCGATCAGCGATTGCGCCATCGTCATGTCGCGCATGCTCGACGCCGTGATGATCCGTACCTTCGCCCACAGCACCCTGACCGAATTTGCCGCCAACTCGCGCGTGCCTGTGATCAACGGCCTGTCCGATGACCTGCATCCGTGCCAGTTACTGGCCGACATGCAAACCTTCCTCGAACACCGCGGCTCGATCCAGGGCAAGACCGTGGCCTGGATCGGCGACGGCAACAATATGTGCAACAGCTATATAGAAGCCGCGATCCAGTTCGACTTCCACCTGCGCATCGCCTGCCCCGAGGGTTACGAACCCAGCGCCGAGTTCATGGCCAAGGCCGATGGCCGCGTGCAGTTGCTGCGCGATCCGAAAGATGCGGTGATCGGCGCCCATCTGGTGAGTACCGACGTCTGGACCTCCATGGGCCAGGAAGACGAAACCGCCAAGCGCCTGGCTCTGTTCGCGCCTTTCCAGGTCACCCGTGCCCTGCTCGACCTGGCCGCGCCGGATGTGCTGTTCATGCACTGCCTGCCTGCTCACCGCGGCGAGGAAATCAGCCTCGACCTGCTCGACGATTCGCGCTCGGTCGCCTGGGACCAGGCCGAAAACCGCCTGCATGCGCAAAAGGCCCTGCTCGAATTTCTCGTCCCGCCGTCGTACCACCACGCATGA
- a CDS encoding molybdopterin oxidoreductase family protein, with protein MTKTLHHRACHLCEAICGLTLETTQAEDGGLAITSIKGDPLDTFSRGHICPKAVALQDIQNDPDRLHQPMLRVGSQWQPIPWEDAFALVAERLAGIQARHGQNAVAVYQGNPSVHNYGLMTHSNYFLGLLKTRNRYSATSVDQLPHHLSSHLMYGHGLLLPIPDIDHTDFMLILGGNPLASNGSIMTVPDVEKRLKAIQARGGKVVVVDPRRSETAAIADQHLFVRPGGDAALLFGLLNTLFAEGLTRGSHLPVEGLESVRQAIAGFTAEAMSLQCAVPAEQIRQLARDFAVADRAVCYGRMGVSTQAFGTLCHWLVQLINLVTGNLDRVGGALCTTPAVDLVASTGGGHFNRWQSRVSGRPEYGGELPVSALAEEMLTEGEGQIRALVTVAGNPVLSTPNGRQLEQALDGLEFMVSVDLYINETTRYADLILPSTSALENDHYDTTFNMFAVRNVTRFNRAILPKPDGALHDWEIFVGLAKAFAAHTGAVLKPTMPPAQMIDFGLRAGTYGDASAHKLSVAMLADHPHGLDLGPLKPNLAERLKTVDGKVQAAPTVILADLARFAAQPAPVADELLLIGRRHVRSNNSWMHNYHRLVKGKPRHQLLMHPDDLASRQLSDGQRVRVSSRIGMVEIEVVASVDMMPGVVSLPHGWGHGRPGVQMSIASGQPGASANDLTDERQLDELSGNAALNGVPVNVSAA; from the coding sequence ATGACCAAGACTCTCCATCACCGTGCCTGCCACCTGTGCGAAGCCATCTGCGGCCTGACCCTGGAAACCACTCAAGCCGAAGACGGCGGCCTGGCGATCACCTCGATCAAGGGCGACCCGCTGGACACCTTCAGTCGCGGGCACATCTGTCCCAAAGCCGTGGCGTTGCAGGATATCCAGAACGATCCGGACCGCCTGCACCAGCCTATGTTGCGCGTTGGCAGCCAATGGCAACCGATCCCGTGGGAAGATGCGTTTGCGCTGGTAGCCGAACGCCTTGCGGGCATCCAGGCCAGGCACGGACAGAATGCGGTGGCGGTGTACCAAGGCAACCCCAGCGTACATAACTACGGGCTGATGACCCACAGCAATTACTTCCTTGGCCTGCTCAAGACCCGTAACCGCTACTCCGCCACGTCGGTGGACCAACTGCCCCATCATCTGTCCAGTCACCTGATGTACGGTCATGGCCTGTTGCTGCCCATTCCGGACATCGACCACACCGACTTCATGCTGATCCTGGGCGGTAACCCTCTGGCCTCCAATGGCAGCATCATGACCGTGCCTGATGTGGAGAAGCGCCTCAAGGCGATTCAGGCCCGAGGCGGCAAAGTGGTGGTGGTCGATCCGCGACGCAGTGAGACAGCGGCGATTGCCGATCAGCATCTGTTCGTGCGCCCCGGCGGCGACGCAGCCTTGTTGTTCGGGCTGCTCAACACGCTGTTTGCGGAGGGCTTGACCCGCGGCAGCCATTTGCCGGTCGAGGGACTGGAAAGCGTGCGCCAGGCAATCGCCGGGTTTACCGCCGAGGCCATGAGCCTTCAGTGCGCGGTGCCTGCCGAACAGATCCGCCAGTTGGCGCGGGACTTCGCCGTAGCGGACAGGGCTGTGTGTTACGGGCGCATGGGGGTCTCGACCCAGGCGTTCGGCACGCTGTGCCATTGGCTGGTGCAGTTGATCAATCTGGTCACCGGCAATCTGGACCGCGTGGGCGGCGCCCTGTGTACGACGCCGGCGGTGGACCTGGTTGCCTCGACCGGAGGCGGGCATTTCAATCGCTGGCAAAGCCGCGTGTCCGGGCGGCCTGAGTACGGCGGCGAGCTGCCGGTATCTGCCCTGGCCGAGGAAATGCTCACCGAAGGTGAAGGACAGATCCGCGCCCTGGTGACGGTGGCCGGCAACCCGGTATTGTCGACGCCCAACGGCCGTCAGCTGGAGCAAGCACTGGATGGGCTGGAGTTCATGGTCAGTGTCGACCTCTATATCAACGAGACCACGCGCTATGCCGACTTGATCCTGCCGTCCACGTCGGCATTGGAAAATGATCACTACGACACCACCTTCAATATGTTCGCGGTGCGCAACGTTACGCGCTTCAATCGCGCGATCCTGCCCAAGCCTGACGGTGCGCTGCACGACTGGGAAATCTTCGTCGGCCTGGCCAAGGCATTTGCCGCACACACCGGCGCGGTGCTCAAGCCAACGATGCCACCCGCGCAGATGATCGACTTTGGATTGCGCGCCGGAACATACGGCGATGCCTCTGCGCACAAGCTGTCAGTGGCGATGCTGGCCGATCATCCCCATGGCCTGGACCTGGGGCCGCTCAAGCCAAACCTGGCCGAGCGGCTGAAGACCGTCGACGGCAAGGTGCAGGCGGCGCCGACGGTGATCCTGGCTGACCTGGCGCGTTTTGCCGCGCAACCGGCGCCGGTGGCTGACGAACTGCTGCTGATTGGCCGTCGCCATGTGCGCAGTAATAATTCCTGGATGCATAACTATCACCGACTGGTGAAGGGCAAGCCGCGTCATCAATTGTTGATGCACCCCGACGACCTGGCCAGCCGGCAATTGAGCGACGGCCAGCGGGTGCGTGTCAGCTCGCGTATCGGCATGGTTGAAATCGAGGTGGTGGCCAGCGTGGACATGATGCCTGGGGTGGTCAGCCTCCCCCACGGATGGGGCCACGGGCGCCCGGGTGTGCAGATGAGCATCGCCAGCGGCCAGCCCGGGGCGAGTGCCAATGACTTGACCGACGAACGGCAATTGGACGAGTTGTCAGGCAATGCGGCGCTCAACGGCGTACCCGTGAACGTATCGGCAGCTTGA
- the grxD gene encoding Grx4 family monothiol glutaredoxin, with translation MDIIETIKEQIANNTILLYMKGAPNAPQCGFSAKASQAVMQCGEKFAYVDILQNPEIRANLPKYANWPTFPQLWVAGELVGGSDIITEMAADGSLQALIKDAAANAAAKTDA, from the coding sequence ATGGATATCATCGAAACGATCAAAGAGCAGATTGCCAACAACACCATTCTGCTTTACATGAAAGGCGCGCCAAACGCGCCTCAGTGCGGTTTCTCCGCGAAAGCTTCCCAGGCTGTGATGCAGTGTGGCGAGAAGTTCGCTTACGTGGATATCCTGCAAAACCCTGAAATCCGCGCAAACCTGCCAAAGTACGCCAACTGGCCGACGTTCCCGCAGTTGTGGGTAGCCGGTGAGCTGGTTGGCGGTAGCGATATCATCACTGAAATGGCAGCTGATGGTTCGTTGCAAGCGCTGATCAAAGATGCAGCAGCAAACGCGGCGGCCAAGACCGACGCTTGA
- the bfr gene encoding bacterioferritin produces MKGDISVIQQLNKILANELVAINQYFLHARMYDDWGLEKLGKREYKESIKAMKDADALIKRILFLEGLPNVQDLGKLNIGEHTQEMISSDLGFERKSHSDLKAAIAHCEATGDYGSRELLEDILEDQEEHIDWLETQLGLIDKVSLENYLQSQMGE; encoded by the coding sequence ATGAAAGGCGACATCTCAGTCATCCAGCAACTCAACAAAATCCTTGCCAATGAACTGGTCGCGATCAATCAGTACTTTCTGCATGCACGCATGTACGACGATTGGGGCCTGGAAAAGTTGGGCAAGCGCGAATACAAAGAATCGATCAAGGCCATGAAAGACGCCGATGCGCTGATCAAACGCATCCTGTTCCTGGAAGGTCTGCCGAATGTGCAGGACCTGGGCAAGCTGAATATCGGCGAGCACACCCAGGAAATGATCAGCAGCGACCTGGGCTTTGAACGCAAGAGCCACAGCGACCTCAAGGCCGCAATCGCTCATTGCGAAGCCACTGGCGATTATGGCAGCCGCGAATTGCTGGAAGATATTCTTGAAGACCAGGAAGAACACATCGACTGGCTGGAAACCCAACTGGGCCTGATCGACAAAGTCAGCCTGGAAAACTACCTGCAATCGCAGATGGGCGAATAA
- a CDS encoding bacterioferritin-associated ferredoxin, whose product MYVCLCTGVTDGQIREAIYEGCCSYKEVRETTGVASQCGKCACLAKQVVRETLTQLQTAQAAAPYSAEFTHA is encoded by the coding sequence ATGTATGTGTGCCTCTGTACTGGCGTCACCGACGGACAAATCCGCGAAGCAATCTATGAAGGTTGCTGCAGCTACAAGGAAGTGCGTGAAACCACCGGCGTTGCCAGCCAGTGCGGTAAATGCGCATGCCTGGCCAAGCAAGTGGTACGGGAAACCCTCACGCAGTTGCAGACAGCCCAGGCTGCGGCGCCGTATTCAGCAGAATTTACACACGCTTGA
- a CDS encoding peroxiredoxin, which translates to MSVLVGKQAPDFDVPAVLGNGEIVDSFKLSEAIKGKYGLVFFYPLDFTFVCPSELIALDHRMDDFKARNVEVVAVSIDSHFTHNAWRNTAINDGGIGKVKYTMAADMKHDIAKAYDVESEGGVAFRGAFLIDDKGVVRSQIINDLPLGRNMEELIRLVDALQFHEEHGEVCPANWKKGDKGMTASTEGVAAYLTENAGKL; encoded by the coding sequence ATGAGCGTACTCGTCGGCAAACAAGCCCCGGATTTCGACGTACCTGCCGTCCTCGGCAATGGCGAAATCGTAGACAGCTTCAAACTGTCTGAAGCCATCAAGGGCAAATACGGCCTGGTGTTCTTCTACCCGCTGGACTTCACCTTCGTCTGCCCATCCGAGCTGATCGCTCTGGATCACCGCATGGACGATTTCAAGGCACGCAATGTGGAAGTGGTCGCCGTTTCCATCGACTCCCACTTCACCCACAATGCCTGGCGCAACACGGCCATCAATGATGGCGGCATCGGCAAAGTCAAATACACCATGGCTGCCGATATGAAGCACGATATCGCCAAAGCCTACGACGTTGAGTCCGAAGGCGGCGTGGCGTTCCGTGGCGCGTTCCTGATCGACGACAAGGGCGTTGTGCGCTCGCAGATCATCAACGACCTGCCGCTGGGCCGTAACATGGAAGAGCTGATCCGCCTGGTCGACGCGCTGCAGTTCCACGAGGAACACGGCGAAGTCTGCCCTGCGAACTGGAAGAAAGGCGACAAGGGCATGACCGCTTCCACCGAAGGTGTGGCGGCTTACCTGACCGAGAACGCCGGCAAACTGTAA
- the rnt gene encoding ribonuclease T, which produces MAERFRGYLPVVIDVETGGFNCATDALLEIAATTIGMDEQGFVYPDHTHFFRVEPFEGANIEAAALEFTGIKLDHPLRMAVSEEAALTDIFRGVRKALKANGCKRAILVGHNSSFDLGFLNAAVARLDMKRNPFHPFSSFDTATLAGLAYGQTVLAKACQAAGIDFDGREAHSARYDTEKTAELFCGIVNRWKQMGGWEDFGD; this is translated from the coding sequence ATGGCCGAGCGTTTCCGCGGCTACCTGCCTGTCGTTATCGACGTAGAAACCGGCGGCTTCAATTGCGCCACCGACGCACTGCTGGAAATTGCCGCAACCACCATAGGCATGGACGAGCAGGGCTTCGTTTACCCGGACCACACCCACTTCTTCCGCGTCGAGCCGTTTGAAGGTGCCAACATCGAAGCGGCAGCTCTGGAGTTCACCGGGATCAAGCTCGATCATCCACTGCGCATGGCGGTGAGCGAAGAAGCCGCACTGACCGACATCTTCCGCGGCGTACGCAAGGCGCTGAAAGCCAACGGCTGCAAGCGCGCGATCTTGGTGGGGCACAACAGCAGTTTCGACCTGGGCTTCCTCAACGCCGCCGTGGCGCGGCTGGACATGAAGCGCAACCCCTTCCATCCGTTCTCCAGTTTCGACACGGCCACGCTCGCCGGACTGGCCTATGGTCAGACCGTGCTGGCAAAAGCCTGCCAGGCCGCCGGAATCGACTTCGACGGCCGCGAAGCGCATTCGGCCCGCTACGACACCGAAAAGACCGCCGAGCTGTTCTGCGGCATCGTCAATCGCTGGAAACAGATGGGCGGCTGGGAAGATTTCGGCGACTGA
- the pyrC gene encoding dihydroorotase produces the protein MSDRLTLLRPDDWHIHLRDGAVLPHTVADVARTFGRAIIMPNLVPPVRNAEQADAYRQRILAARPAGSRFEPLMVLYLTDRTQPSEIREAKASGFVHAAKLYPAGATTNSDSGVTSIDKILPAIEAMAEVGMPLLIHGEVTRGDVDVFDREKIFIDEHMRRVVELFPTLKVVFEHITTADAVQFVTEASANVGATITAHHLLYNRNHMLVGGIRPHFYCLPILKRNTHQVALLDAATSGNPKFFLGTDSAPHAQHAKEAACGCAGCYTAFAAIELYAEAFEQRNALDKLEGFASLNGPRFYGLPANTDRITLVREDWTAPASLPFGELTVIPLRAGETLRWRLLEESK, from the coding sequence ATGTCCGACCGCCTGACCCTGCTGCGTCCCGACGACTGGCATATACATCTTCGTGATGGTGCTGTGTTACCCCATACCGTGGCCGATGTCGCGCGCACCTTTGGCCGTGCCATCATCATGCCTAACCTGGTACCTCCGGTGCGTAACGCCGAGCAAGCCGACGCCTATCGCCAGCGCATCCTCGCTGCACGACCGGCCGGCAGCCGCTTCGAACCACTGATGGTGCTCTACCTCACCGACCGCACCCAGCCTTCGGAGATTCGCGAGGCCAAGGCCAGCGGCTTCGTGCACGCCGCCAAGCTGTACCCGGCCGGCGCGACCACCAACTCCGACTCCGGCGTCACCAGCATCGACAAGATCCTGCCGGCCATCGAAGCCATGGCCGAGGTGGGCATGCCGCTGTTGATCCACGGTGAAGTAACCCGTGGCGATGTCGACGTGTTCGATCGCGAAAAGATCTTCATTGACGAACATATGCGCCGCGTGGTCGAGCTGTTCCCGACCCTCAAGGTGGTGTTCGAACACATCACCACCGCCGACGCCGTGCAGTTCGTCACCGAGGCTTCGGCCAACGTCGGCGCGACCATCACCGCACACCACCTGTTGTACAACCGCAACCACATGCTGGTGGGCGGGATTCGGCCGCACTTCTATTGTTTGCCGATCCTCAAGCGCAATACCCATCAGGTGGCGTTGCTGGATGCCGCGACCAGCGGCAATCCGAAGTTTTTCCTCGGCACCGATTCCGCGCCCCACGCCCAGCACGCCAAGGAAGCCGCGTGTGGTTGTGCCGGTTGCTACACCGCGTTCGCCGCCATCGAGCTGTACGCTGAAGCGTTCGAACAACGCAACGCCCTGGACAAGCTCGAGGGTTTCGCCAGCCTCAACGGCCCGCGCTTCTATGGCCTGCCCGCGAATACCGACCGCATCACCCTGGTTCGTGAAGACTGGACCGCCCCCGCCAGCCTGCCCTTTGGCGAGTTGACCGTTATCCCGCTGCGCGCCGGTGAAACACTGCGCTGGCGCCTGCTGGAGGAAAGCAAGTGA
- a CDS encoding flagellar protein MotY — protein MRQHYFALLSVFASLPAMALTFQTRLENIEWKVEGDQFECRLTQPITDFGSGEFVRRAGEQAIFRLKAYNGSLGAGSATLLAAAAPWQPGRGDINLGAVRVGSGDVLFNSSQGQAGRLFTGLLEGRSPTVRHYGREGGYSEIRLLPVKFTKAYNDYQLCTTKLLPMNYDQVKQTEVGFPGGGIELDAAAKQKLSVIVAFMKADPTVNHIELNGHSDNSGNRLTNRDVSRRRALAVVDYFKANGIPESQITMRFHGESYPLAPNTNAANRARNRRVNVQLERVAAPEKPASQATAPSNPAATS, from the coding sequence GTGCGCCAGCATTATTTTGCCCTGCTCAGTGTGTTCGCCAGCCTGCCCGCGATGGCCCTCACGTTCCAGACACGTCTGGAGAATATTGAGTGGAAAGTGGAGGGCGATCAGTTCGAGTGCCGCCTGACCCAGCCGATCACCGATTTCGGCTCGGGTGAGTTCGTGCGCCGGGCGGGCGAGCAGGCGATATTTCGTCTGAAAGCCTATAACGGTTCGCTCGGTGCCGGCTCCGCCACGTTATTGGCTGCGGCCGCGCCCTGGCAACCGGGGCGCGGCGACATCAACCTGGGTGCAGTACGCGTCGGCAGCGGTGATGTGCTGTTCAACAGCTCTCAGGGCCAGGCCGGACGCCTGTTCACCGGTTTGCTCGAAGGCCGCAGCCCGACCGTCCGGCACTATGGGCGCGAAGGTGGATATTCGGAAATTCGCCTGCTGCCGGTGAAGTTCACCAAGGCCTACAACGACTATCAGCTCTGTACGACCAAGCTATTGCCGATGAACTACGATCAGGTCAAGCAGACGGAAGTCGGTTTCCCCGGTGGTGGTATCGAACTGGATGCAGCGGCCAAGCAGAAACTGTCGGTGATTGTCGCCTTTATGAAAGCCGACCCCACCGTCAACCATATCGAATTGAACGGCCATTCGGATAACAGCGGCAACCGCCTGACCAACCGTGATGTTTCACGACGCCGTGCCTTGGCGGTAGTGGACTACTTCAAGGCCAACGGCATTCCGGAATCGCAGATCACCATGCGTTTCCACGGTGAAAGCTATCCCTTGGCGCCCAACACCAATGCCGCCAACCGGGCACGCAACCGTCGGGTCAACGTGCAACTCGAACGTGTGGCCGCACCCGAGAAGCCGGCGTCCCAAGCCACCGCCCCGAGCAACCCTGCGGCCACCTCATAA